The Methylococcus sp. Mc7 genomic sequence TTGTTGCCCCTTCTCGTTTCGGCCGCGCCGTCTTTCCCACGGCGCCTCGCACGACAACAAGAATCCTGGAGGAACCATGAATACCCTTCGCCCTGCTACGGAGACGCGTCCCGCCCGGCGCCTCCTCCTCGGAGTCCCGCTGCTCGCCCTGGCCGTGCTGCTGGCGCCGCAAGCGGTCTCGGCCGCGGCCAAGATCAAGATTGCCAAAGCGGCCTGGTCGGAAAAGGCCGGCACGCTGACGATCACCGGCAAAGCCAAGGGCGGAACCGGCGCCGTCGAGATCTACGACATCAATGGCCGCCGCCTGGGCAGCGGCCAGGGCGGCAGTTTCGCGGTGACGCTGAACCGCCAGGACCTGGCGGGCATCCCTTGCGCGGTGCGGGTGCAATCCGGCGACACCGAGGTCATCAAGCCGGTGAAGGGCGCGCCCAAGTCCTGCGCTGGCGCTCCCGCCTGCGGCATCGTCAGCCCGGGCGACGGCACGGTCCTTCAGATGGGCGTGGAAACCCATTTCGAAGCCACCGCCACGGCCAAGGACCCGGCCGCCTTGCCGTTCAAATACGAGTGGGATTTCGGCGGCGGCGCCATGGGCGAACTCATCGCCGGCAGCTATCCGCCCGCCTACAAGCGGCCGGATGCCCTGTCCACCAGGGTCCAGTTCGTCCGCAACGACAGCCGTTACCGGGTGAGGTTCGTCGCCACCGACGCCAAAGGGCGGCGCTGCGAGGACAGCGTCGAGGTGATGGTGGGTAATCCGCCATCGGGGCTGCCGTCCAAGGTGTCCGAGCAGCCGCCGCCGGCGCTGGGCGGCGAGCTGGATGGCGCGGCGGGCGACGTGGTGGTGCTGCCGTTCGAGGAATGGACGTTCCAGAACTCCAGCGACATGCGCTATAACCCCAACGGCTACAGCTCCTTCTCGCCTACCGTTAACAACGTGCGGGCCTACGCCTTCAGGAAAGACGTAAGCGTCCGGCCGAGCGCATTCTTTCGCGGCCTTAGCGCGCGAGGCACAGTATCGCCGGATTCCTACAGAGGAGGATATGGCGATGACGAGGCAAGAGCGTGAAGTTTTTTGGCTGGGGCTGTTGGAACAGCAGGCGGCGAGCGGATTGTCGGCGCGGGCTTGGTGCGTTCAAAAGGCGATTGGCTATGCGACGTTCATGTACTGGCGCCGGCGCTTGGTGCAGCGGACTAAGGCGGCGCCGCTGACACTGATCCGCGTGATCGAGGAGGACGCGGTCAGTGACGGTTTGTGGCTGTTGGTGGGCGGTGCACGCATCGAGGTGAAGGGCGGGTTCGATGCCGCCTTGCTGAAGCAGGTCGTGGCGGCATTGGTGTCGTGATGCTGGCGACGCTGCTGAGTGCGACGACGGTGTATGTGGTTGCCGAACCCTGCGATCTGCGCAAGTCCATCGATGGTTTGGCGCTGGCGGTGGAGAGCAGCCTGGGGCATTCGCCGTTGTCGGGTTCGGTGTTCGTGTTCTTCAACCGGGGCCGGGACAAGGTGAAGCTGTTGTGGTGGGATCGTCATGGTTTCTGGCTGGCCTACAAGCGGCTGGAGAAAGGCCGCTTCCGCAATCCGGTTCAGGGGACGATTTCGCGCTCGGACCTGCTGCTGTTGCTGGAAGGCGTGGACTTGTCGGTGGTGCGTTTGCGGGAGGTTCGGGCCGGCCGGGTCGGGTGATCGAAAAAGTGGCTGAAACCCGCATCAGAGCTGGGCTTTCGGGTGGTCTACCGGGTATCATGGCAGCCATGAATGCCGCCGCTCTCGCCGAAGAAAATCGTACGCTGAAGGCCACCCTGGCCCAGCGCGAGGCGCGCATCGAACGGCTGGAATTCGACCTGGCACAGCTGAAGAAGCTGCTGTTCGGCGCTCGCTCCGAGAAGCTCAAAACGCTCCCCGACAGTGAACAACTGCCGCTGTCGGCGGAAGTGCCCGAGGACGCCCCCGTCGCCAGTCCGGTGGAGTTCAAGACGGTGGTGCAATCGCCGGTCAAGAATCCGCCCAAACGCACCGCGCTGCCGGAGCATCTGCCGCGCGAGATCGTGGTGTTGCCGCTGTCGGCGGAAGATCGCCGGTGTCCTGAATGCGGCGAAGAGCGGCCGGTGATCGGCTACGAAAGTTCCGAGCGGCTGGACTACCTACCGGCCACCCTCAAGGTGGTCGAGACCCGCCGGG encodes the following:
- the tnpB gene encoding IS66 family insertion sequence element accessory protein TnpB (TnpB, as the term is used for proteins encoded by IS66 family insertion elements, is considered an accessory protein, since TnpC, encoded by a neighboring gene, is a DDE family transposase.), translating into MLATLLSATTVYVVAEPCDLRKSIDGLALAVESSLGHSPLSGSVFVFFNRGRDKVKLLWWDRHGFWLAYKRLEKGRFRNPVQGTISRSDLLLLLEGVDLSVVRLREVRAGRVG